From Prochlorococcus sp. MIT 1223, the proteins below share one genomic window:
- a CDS encoding phycocyanobilin:ferredoxin oxidoreductase has product MLLSSYISGKGLHPLLESTADLIRKSRDSLDQVALLDLDPELRNVYKKVDGDDLFIFNELHQARGFRKLHLELARIGSNLQILHCVFFPDPRFNLPIFGVDLVSANGIVTAAIVDLSPVGKCLPDPIIQKMALIDMPEFKSIRAIPEWGTIFSSNVCFIKPESSMEEKNFLKLVHNYLGSLISYSFLVEPDSLHSPTTIERYNYQKTYCIQQKRNDKTRNVLAKTFSPTWADRYIDIVLFECSPLPKE; this is encoded by the coding sequence GTGCTTCTTTCTTCATATATTAGTGGAAAAGGTCTTCATCCACTTTTAGAATCAACTGCTGATTTAATAAGGAAATCTAGAGATAGCCTCGATCAAGTGGCTTTATTGGATTTAGATCCAGAATTACGAAATGTTTATAAGAAAGTTGATGGAGATGACTTGTTTATTTTTAATGAATTACATCAGGCGAGAGGCTTTAGGAAGCTTCATTTGGAATTAGCAAGAATTGGTTCGAACTTGCAAATACTTCATTGTGTATTTTTCCCGGACCCCAGATTTAATCTGCCTATTTTTGGAGTGGATCTTGTATCAGCTAACGGTATTGTGACAGCTGCAATTGTTGATCTGTCTCCCGTTGGAAAGTGTTTACCTGATCCGATAATACAAAAGATGGCTTTAATTGATATGCCTGAATTCAAATCAATAAGAGCTATACCTGAATGGGGAACTATATTTTCTTCAAATGTATGTTTTATCAAGCCCGAATCTTCAATGGAAGAAAAAAATTTCTTAAAGCTGGTTCATAATTATTTGGGTTCTTTAATTTCTTACTCTTTTCTTGTTGAGCCTGATTCTTTGCATTCTCCAACTACGATTGAAAGATATAACTATCAGAAGACCTATTGCATACAACAGAAGAGAAATGACAAAACCAGGAATGTCCTTGCCAAAACGTTCAGTCCGACTTGGGCTGATCGCTATATAGATATAGTTTTATTCGAATGTTCTCCACTTCCAAAAGAATAA